A genomic window from Actinomycetaceae bacterium MB13-C1-2 includes:
- a CDS encoding MT-A70 family methyltransferase, with protein MSINTKEPATEDRAASGEPLSADEASRLARFGTTKRIKVWYADPPWDIAQTGKRGAIQHYDLMTLDRIKTMGPLIQELSDDNATLLMWVTSAALPEGIEVLRSWGFTYKSHAAWDKYHMGLGTYFRSSHETLLHGVRGKAPFKFHGQRSMLLFPRTEHSRKPDEMIPLIERLLDGPYAELFARRRPNSRSDWSIWGNECENDFMLPGFPVPSDTKFRCAAVSNGESGDA; from the coding sequence ATGTCCATCAACACGAAAGAACCAGCGACTGAGGACCGAGCCGCGAGCGGGGAGCCGCTCTCTGCTGACGAGGCGTCTCGCCTGGCTCGCTTCGGCACGACCAAGCGGATCAAGGTCTGGTACGCCGACCCGCCCTGGGACATCGCCCAGACCGGGAAGCGCGGTGCGATCCAGCACTACGACCTCATGACCCTCGATCGGATCAAAACGATGGGGCCGCTCATCCAGGAGCTCAGCGACGACAACGCGACTCTCCTGATGTGGGTGACCAGCGCCGCACTCCCCGAAGGGATCGAGGTGCTAAGGAGCTGGGGCTTCACGTACAAGTCCCACGCGGCCTGGGACAAGTACCACATGGGTCTCGGCACCTACTTCCGTTCCAGCCACGAGACGCTGCTGCACGGCGTGCGAGGTAAGGCGCCGTTCAAGTTCCACGGGCAGCGTTCGATGCTGCTGTTCCCGAGGACGGAGCACAGCCGGAAGCCCGACGAGATGATCCCGCTTATCGAGCGGCTCCTCGACGGCCCCTACGCCGAGCTGTTCGCCCGGCGTCGTCCGAACTCCCGCTCGGACTGGTCGATCTGGGGCAACGAGTGTGAGAACGACTTCATGCTGCCGGGTTTCCCAGTGCCGAGCGACACCAAGTTCCGCTGCGCGGCGGTGAGCAACGGAGAGTCTGGTGATGCCTGA
- a CDS encoding replication-relaxation family protein — MTPRTPYKIGELLLHLTDRDLRILEDLEQFRLLDTRLIQRLEFPVGTLSGGQPGFATQATATRLTLRVLHRLEEHGLIARVERRVGGSGRGSGQTVWQLAAAGERLLRPRRGQGGRRRYVDPGAGFLAHTLEVARYAH; from the coding sequence ATGACACCGCGCACGCCGTACAAGATCGGGGAACTCCTGCTGCACCTGACTGACCGCGACCTACGGATTCTCGAAGACCTCGAACAGTTCCGCCTACTCGATACTCGCCTCATCCAACGCCTCGAGTTCCCAGTAGGCACACTTTCGGGCGGGCAGCCTGGATTCGCCACCCAGGCCACAGCAACCCGGCTCACGCTCCGGGTACTGCACCGCCTGGAGGAGCATGGCCTCATCGCTCGTGTCGAGCGGCGTGTGGGCGGCAGCGGCCGCGGTTCGGGGCAAACCGTATGGCAACTCGCCGCCGCCGGAGAACGCCTCCTCCGCCCCCGACGTGGCCAGGGCGGGCGCAGGCGTTACGTCGACCCCGGAGCCGGGTTCCTCGCCCACACCCTCGAGGTCGCCCGCTACGCTCACTGA
- a CDS encoding restriction endonuclease subunit S has translation MTVLPGLNLELPRSWSAATLAEVTSKIGSGATPRGGSAVYVASGPALIRSQNVYDHEFKTEGLAFLGPDAATALRGVTVESGDVLINITGDSILRTAMVPDAVLPARVNQHVAIVRSNGKVCPGFLQKWLSLPLMKDYMLGHSSGGTRKAITKGHLQSFPIPLPPIEEQRAIAATLGALDDKIESNRRAIALIPQLVRARVDASISQAGDRIAVAELARFVNGGAYTKGATGTGRMVIRIAELNSGPGGSTVYNDIDVPDEKVARAGDILMSWSGSLAVYRWFRDEAIVNQHIFKVIPTGYPAWLVFDRLDAVMPIFRGVAADKATTMGHIQRGHLESTNVEIPVGPEIEQLNEMLSPLWGRLLSAEREVVRLTELRNALLPELLSGRMRVPTEGAAA, from the coding sequence ATGACCGTCTTGCCTGGATTGAATCTTGAACTGCCGCGGTCTTGGAGTGCAGCGACGTTGGCTGAAGTGACATCAAAGATTGGCAGTGGTGCAACGCCACGAGGAGGTAGCGCCGTCTATGTGGCTTCGGGGCCAGCTTTGATCCGCAGCCAGAATGTTTATGACCACGAGTTCAAGACGGAAGGGCTGGCATTTCTAGGTCCGGACGCGGCCACAGCGCTTCGCGGGGTAACTGTGGAATCCGGCGACGTTCTGATAAACATCACTGGAGACTCGATTCTCCGAACCGCGATGGTTCCCGATGCTGTCCTGCCAGCAAGAGTTAACCAGCACGTCGCAATTGTGCGGTCGAATGGAAAGGTCTGTCCTGGGTTCTTGCAGAAATGGCTGTCTTTGCCGTTGATGAAGGACTACATGCTCGGGCACTCATCTGGCGGGACACGTAAAGCAATTACGAAGGGGCATCTTCAGTCATTCCCCATTCCACTGCCACCAATCGAGGAGCAGCGTGCCATCGCCGCGACGCTCGGCGCACTCGACGACAAGATCGAGTCGAATCGGCGGGCGATCGCGTTGATCCCTCAGCTCGTTCGCGCTCGAGTAGATGCTTCGATTTCTCAAGCGGGTGACCGAATCGCAGTCGCTGAGCTCGCGCGCTTCGTCAACGGCGGCGCTTACACAAAAGGCGCGACCGGAACGGGGCGCATGGTGATCCGAATTGCTGAGCTGAACTCCGGGCCCGGAGGTTCGACTGTGTATAACGACATTGACGTGCCGGATGAGAAGGTCGCGCGTGCTGGTGACATCTTGATGTCTTGGTCGGGATCACTTGCGGTGTACCGGTGGTTCCGCGACGAGGCGATCGTCAACCAGCACATCTTCAAGGTGATCCCGACCGGCTATCCAGCCTGGCTCGTGTTCGACCGCCTCGACGCGGTGATGCCGATTTTCCGAGGAGTTGCCGCCGACAAGGCCACCACCATGGGTCACATCCAGAGAGGGCATCTGGAGAGCACGAACGTCGAGATTCCGGTTGGCCCCGAGATCGAGCAGCTGAACGAGATGCTGTCGCCGCTCTGGGGACGTTTGCTCTCGGCGGAGCGAGAAGTCGTCCGCCTTACTGAGCTCCGCAACGCGCTTCTTCCCGAACTGCTCTCTGGTCGCATGCGTGTTCCAACTGAAGGAGCCGCAGCATGA
- a CDS encoding glycosyltransferase family 2 protein encodes MRLAPDLTPVGWFLFGAMVLLIPTYLYFWWMVIKASAHKHVSREKITNRKLTASLAHAKRKGNTHRFLIQITTKGGALSVVQRGIDNVLAGVARYPVLQKVVWVEIITEDADEVAALQTRYRNAVIPVTPYLLPTDYRTPKDTRLKARALEYMVEQHRASPTESYVVHYDEESVFTPDNLARLVHRLSRHPVGISEGMISYGLDWNETTLLNKAMESNRPFGCHERYSVMTSPPPMHLHGSNLVVRQDLENQIGWDIGNLDGSALIAEDLVFGLAGYLKFGKDMFGWHHTEMIEQPPFTLKAAYKQRERWVFGAMQALAHIRQQPDWMRLSRKDRWHINVIIRLRVLTYALGFPVSLLALGSNVVILLILAAEAVREGTITVVAPELTVYGIITSIGLALWLAGTQLGLFYNLRYTGMTRLQKLRDHVLVLLVTPFAGVIDTAGPLVAVLKWLAGIREVAWKPTPKFAVPNREPTSKRVAAAEVAAGEKAA; translated from the coding sequence GTGCGTCTCGCGCCCGATCTCACGCCAGTCGGCTGGTTCCTGTTCGGGGCGATGGTGCTCCTGATCCCGACCTACCTCTACTTCTGGTGGATGGTGATCAAGGCCAGTGCTCACAAGCATGTCTCTCGTGAGAAGATCACCAACCGGAAGCTCACTGCGTCGCTGGCTCACGCGAAGCGGAAAGGGAACACGCATCGTTTCCTGATCCAGATCACGACCAAGGGCGGTGCGCTCTCCGTCGTCCAGCGCGGCATCGACAACGTCCTGGCAGGCGTGGCCCGCTATCCGGTGCTGCAGAAGGTCGTCTGGGTCGAGATCATCACTGAGGACGCCGATGAGGTGGCCGCTCTCCAGACCCGCTACCGAAATGCGGTCATCCCGGTGACGCCGTATCTCCTGCCGACCGACTACCGCACACCCAAAGACACCCGCCTCAAGGCTCGTGCGCTGGAGTACATGGTCGAGCAGCACCGCGCCTCTCCGACCGAGTCCTACGTCGTGCACTACGACGAAGAATCCGTCTTCACCCCCGACAACCTCGCACGCCTGGTTCATCGCCTGAGCCGTCATCCAGTCGGGATCTCGGAGGGCATGATCTCCTACGGTCTGGACTGGAACGAGACGACACTGCTGAACAAGGCGATGGAGTCCAACCGTCCCTTCGGCTGCCACGAGCGCTACTCCGTCATGACCAGCCCGCCTCCCATGCATCTGCACGGCTCGAATCTCGTCGTCCGACAGGATCTGGAGAACCAGATCGGCTGGGACATCGGTAACCTCGACGGCTCGGCCCTCATCGCTGAAGACCTTGTCTTCGGCCTTGCCGGCTATCTCAAGTTCGGGAAGGACATGTTCGGCTGGCACCACACCGAGATGATCGAGCAACCGCCATTCACACTGAAGGCCGCCTACAAGCAGCGTGAACGCTGGGTGTTCGGCGCCATGCAGGCCCTCGCACACATCCGCCAGCAACCCGACTGGATGCGCCTGTCCCGCAAAGATCGGTGGCACATCAACGTCATCATCCGCCTGCGCGTGCTGACCTACGCACTCGGCTTCCCGGTCTCGCTCCTCGCGCTCGGCTCCAACGTCGTCATCCTGCTCATTCTCGCTGCCGAAGCCGTCCGAGAGGGCACCATCACGGTTGTCGCGCCCGAGCTGACCGTCTACGGCATCATCACCTCGATCGGCCTCGCCCTCTGGCTGGCGGGCACGCAGCTCGGCCTGTTCTACAACCTCCGCTACACCGGCATGACCCGCCTGCAGAAGCTCCGCGACCACGTCCTCGTGCTTCTCGTCACGCCGTTCGCCGGGGTCATCGACACCGCTGGCCCGCTCGTGGCCGTCCTGAAATGGCTCGCCGGTATCCGTGAGGTGGCGTGGAAGCCGACCCCGAAGTTTGCCGTCCCGAACCGTGAACCAACATCTAAGCGCGTCGCTGCCGCCGAAGTAGCAGCAGGAGAAAAAGCAGCATGA
- a CDS encoding class I SAM-dependent DNA methyltransferase, which produces MVRAAKPKPTKTLEQTLWEAADKLRGNQEPSEYKHVVLGLVFLKYVSDRFEERRKALEVELAADGIKAERVPDFLEDRDEYTSHNVFWVPELARWGYIQSVAKQPEIGQQIDQAMDLIEKENPSLRGVLPRNYGRDGLDKRRLGELVDLIGSIGFTETDDHGADDVLGRVYEYFLGQFAGKETGKDAGAFYTPRSVVKTLVEMLEPYQGRVYDPAAGSGGMFVQSAEFVKAHGGKRTDISVYGQEFTDTTWKLAKMNLALRGIEADMGPRSADSFTDDLHPDLRADFVIANPPFNVSDWWDAKLADDPRWQYGTPPQGNANFAWVQHFIYHLSPKGTAGFVLANGSLSSKTGGEGEIRRKLVEADLVDCIVAMPDKLFFNTGIPVSLWFVSKARHGNGHRERRGEVLFIDARKLGTMESRRLRVLTDDDIAKIADTYHAWRNHDGGYEDVPGFAKAAKLDEIEKHDFVLTPGRYVGAAEAEVDDEPIDEKIDRLTKELFAEFERGRQLEDEVRQRLGKLA; this is translated from the coding sequence ATGGTACGCGCCGCGAAGCCGAAACCGACGAAGACACTCGAGCAGACCCTCTGGGAGGCTGCCGACAAGCTGCGCGGCAACCAGGAACCGAGTGAGTACAAGCATGTCGTGCTGGGCTTGGTGTTCCTGAAGTACGTCTCCGACCGCTTCGAAGAGCGACGGAAGGCGCTCGAGGTAGAACTGGCTGCTGACGGCATCAAGGCCGAGCGGGTACCGGACTTCCTCGAAGACCGCGACGAGTACACCAGTCACAACGTGTTCTGGGTGCCAGAGTTGGCGCGCTGGGGCTACATCCAGTCCGTGGCGAAGCAGCCTGAGATCGGGCAGCAAATCGACCAGGCGATGGACCTCATCGAGAAGGAGAACCCTTCCCTGCGCGGTGTGCTCCCGCGCAACTACGGCCGCGACGGCCTCGACAAGCGGCGCCTTGGCGAGCTGGTCGACCTGATCGGTTCGATCGGGTTCACCGAGACCGACGACCACGGCGCCGATGACGTGCTGGGCCGAGTGTACGAGTACTTCCTTGGGCAGTTTGCCGGCAAGGAGACCGGCAAGGATGCTGGGGCCTTCTACACGCCGCGCTCGGTAGTCAAGACGCTGGTCGAGATGTTGGAGCCCTACCAGGGGCGTGTCTATGACCCTGCGGCGGGTTCAGGCGGCATGTTTGTGCAGTCGGCTGAGTTCGTGAAAGCTCACGGCGGCAAGCGCACCGACATCTCCGTCTACGGGCAGGAGTTCACGGACACGACCTGGAAGCTCGCCAAGATGAACCTCGCACTGCGAGGCATCGAAGCCGACATGGGACCGCGTTCGGCCGACTCATTCACCGATGACCTGCACCCTGACCTGCGCGCCGACTTCGTGATCGCCAACCCTCCCTTCAATGTCTCTGACTGGTGGGACGCCAAGCTCGCAGATGATCCGCGCTGGCAGTACGGCACCCCGCCGCAGGGCAACGCGAACTTCGCGTGGGTGCAGCACTTCATCTACCACTTGAGCCCGAAGGGCACGGCAGGGTTCGTGCTGGCGAACGGGTCGCTGTCGTCGAAGACGGGCGGTGAGGGTGAGATCCGCCGCAAGCTCGTCGAGGCTGACCTTGTGGACTGCATCGTCGCGATGCCCGACAAGCTGTTCTTCAACACCGGCATCCCCGTCTCGCTCTGGTTTGTCTCGAAGGCCCGGCACGGCAATGGCCACAGGGAGCGCCGCGGCGAGGTGCTCTTCATCGACGCCCGAAAGCTCGGCACGATGGAGTCACGCCGTCTGCGCGTGCTCACCGACGACGACATCGCGAAGATTGCCGATACCTACCACGCCTGGCGCAACCACGACGGCGGCTATGAGGACGTCCCTGGCTTCGCGAAGGCCGCGAAGCTCGATGAGATCGAGAAGCACGACTTCGTGCTCACCCCGGGCCGCTACGTCGGGGCTGCCGAGGCAGAAGTCGATGACGAACCGATCGACGAGAAGATCGACCGCCTCACAAAGGAACTCTTCGCAGAGTTTGAACGCGGCAGGCAGTTGGAGGACGAGGTGCGGCAGCGGTTGGGGAAGTTAGCATGA
- a CDS encoding replication-relaxation family protein, with amino-acid sequence MARAGAGVTSTPEPGSSPTPSRSPATLTEKARSDGFDILDLQAEPASWRQFQAAQGGALTLKPDLAVVTADAESETHSFVEIDRDTEHLPAVLRKSGLYQRYWESSAEQARSDGLFPLVVWASPAVERADKIRRAI; translated from the coding sequence GTGGCCAGGGCGGGCGCAGGCGTTACGTCGACCCCGGAGCCGGGTTCCTCGCCCACACCCTCGAGGTCGCCCGCTACGCTCACTGAGAAGGCACGATCTGACGGCTTCGACATCCTCGACCTACAGGCCGAGCCCGCCTCTTGGCGACAGTTCCAGGCCGCGCAGGGCGGGGCGCTCACTCTCAAGCCGGATCTCGCCGTCGTGACGGCTGATGCTGAGAGCGAGACGCACAGTTTCGTGGAGATAGACCGCGACACCGAGCATCTGCCTGCGGTGCTGCGTAAGTCCGGGCTGTACCAGCGGTACTGGGAGTCCAGCGCAGAGCAGGCGAGAAGCGATGGGCTGTTTCCGCTCGTCGTCTGGGCGAGCCCCGCCGTGGAGCGGGCCGACAAGATCCGGCGCGCCATCTAG
- a CDS encoding TIGR02391 family protein codes for MTGLNVEWALEQLDDFIRATTVHHVSPPSGVISAGSYRTADSEEEVVKRAQVAEQILDRVLPTWRSLEVSTSRKKWALHHEASLRARENLRRQEEIRKNLGDDAPELSAANLHPWVWGGASSLWHSGHFREAVEGAIRKLNAETQNKLGRRDVSETDLFNQAFSEQPAVAKNPRLHRMPDDGSKTFKSVQRGARMFAEGVFAGIRNPLAHEADQEMPEQEALEYLAALSVLARWVDESTLEVAS; via the coding sequence ATGACCGGGCTGAACGTTGAGTGGGCACTGGAGCAGCTGGATGATTTCATCCGGGCTACCACCGTGCATCACGTGTCGCCGCCGAGCGGAGTCATAAGCGCCGGGAGCTATCGGACGGCGGACTCGGAAGAGGAAGTAGTCAAGCGAGCTCAGGTCGCTGAGCAGATCCTTGATCGGGTACTTCCCACCTGGCGTTCCCTTGAGGTCAGCACAAGCCGGAAGAAGTGGGCACTGCACCATGAGGCTTCGCTTCGTGCCCGGGAGAACCTCCGTCGTCAGGAGGAGATCCGCAAGAACCTTGGCGATGACGCCCCGGAGCTGTCAGCTGCGAATCTGCATCCGTGGGTTTGGGGCGGTGCTTCGTCGCTGTGGCACTCGGGGCACTTCCGCGAGGCCGTAGAAGGCGCGATTCGCAAGTTGAACGCCGAGACGCAGAACAAGCTCGGTCGTCGTGATGTGAGCGAGACAGATCTCTTCAACCAGGCGTTTAGCGAGCAGCCCGCCGTTGCGAAGAATCCGCGTCTGCACCGGATGCCGGATGACGGCAGCAAGACCTTCAAGTCGGTGCAGCGTGGGGCTCGCATGTTTGCCGAGGGTGTGTTCGCTGGTATCCGTAACCCGCTTGCTCATGAGGCTGACCAGGAGATGCCGGAGCAAGAAGCGCTGGAGTACTTGGCGGCGCTCAGTGTGCTGGCGCGCTGGGTGGATGAATCGACGTTGGAGGTTGCATCGTGA
- a CDS encoding type I restriction endonuclease subunit R translates to MSAFNENTVELAALEYFSELGYRTLHGPDIAPGEPGAERDSYEEVFLWGRLRDAMRRINPGTSPALVDEAIKRVRRAESQSPIDENYRLHQLITEGVPVEHRDADGALRTTRLWLMDFERPENNDWVAINQFTIVENGKNRRPDVLVLVNGMPLALLELKNPAAEHATLKSAWNQVQTYRQDIPSVFVSNAVTVISDGTSAAMSSYAGAFEHYAPWKTIEGREVVSDRPALEVLIKGVFEPKRFLDLLQNFIVFSDETATDKATGQPTRVLVKRVAKYHQYWAVNAAVESTVQASRPDGDRRGGVVWHTQGSGKSFEMVFYAAKIMRDPRMANPTLVFITDRNDLDDQLFGETFAPAHILPETPVQAATRTDLRTKLKRASGGIVFTTLQKFAPGEDGDANPVLTDRRNVVVVADEAHRSQYGFGETLDRHGRLRAGLAKHMRDALPGATYLGFTGTPIESNDKSTRSVFGDYIDVYDLTRAVEDGATVKIFYESRLAKIDLSDDDLAALDELADEITETVEEDAATAAKSRWSRLEAIVGADSRLDLIARDIVEHWEKRREALFGKGMIVTMSRRIAVRLYEKIIALRPDWHSDDPAKGKIKVVMTGSAADPAEFQPHIHSKDVRKDLKLRAKNPDDELELVIVRDMWLTGFDAPSMHTMYVDKTMQGAGLMQAIARVNRTFRDKPGGLIVDYIGVFSNLQAALQEYSPSDRDQAGVPIDEMVAVMLEKHDIIRGLLHGVDYDSSPSLTASQRLAEYAKVLDFVMADPDRTKRFNDQVLALAKAFALAGARDEAAEIRNDVRLFTDVRAAVLKIQNPDSGRGGSGAVEIDTALGQLLNEAVAADQVVDIYKLAGVETPELSILSDEFLDSLAEKDKPNLQMGLLRRLLNDQIRTVQRTNLVQARKFSELLDEAINRYTNRSLTTAEIIAELVKLAKQMRDDQKRHDALGLREDEVAFYDAIVQNDAAVLELGDEVLKEIAQKLVKAVRESATIDWNLKDSVRATMRTKVRRLLARYDYPPDAEAKAIELVLEQAELFAKGEVSEG, encoded by the coding sequence GTGAGCGCGTTCAACGAGAACACCGTCGAGCTGGCGGCGCTGGAGTACTTCTCGGAGCTGGGCTACCGCACGCTGCACGGGCCGGATATCGCTCCTGGTGAGCCGGGAGCGGAGCGCGATTCCTACGAGGAGGTGTTCCTGTGGGGCCGGCTGCGTGATGCGATGAGGCGGATCAATCCGGGGACTTCCCCTGCCCTTGTCGACGAGGCGATCAAGCGGGTGCGTCGTGCGGAGTCGCAGAGCCCGATCGATGAGAACTACCGGCTGCATCAGCTCATCACGGAGGGCGTGCCTGTTGAGCATCGGGATGCCGACGGTGCGCTGCGCACGACACGCCTGTGGCTGATGGACTTCGAGCGCCCGGAGAACAACGACTGGGTGGCGATCAACCAGTTCACGATTGTTGAGAACGGCAAGAACCGCCGGCCTGACGTGCTGGTGCTGGTCAATGGGATGCCGTTGGCGCTGCTGGAGTTGAAGAATCCGGCTGCCGAGCACGCGACGTTGAAGTCAGCGTGGAACCAGGTGCAGACGTACCGACAGGACATCCCGTCCGTGTTTGTGTCGAACGCGGTGACGGTGATCTCCGACGGTACGTCGGCCGCGATGAGCAGCTATGCGGGGGCGTTCGAGCACTATGCCCCGTGGAAAACGATCGAGGGTCGCGAAGTGGTGAGTGATCGCCCTGCCCTTGAGGTGCTGATCAAGGGGGTGTTCGAGCCGAAGCGATTCCTCGATCTGCTGCAGAACTTCATCGTCTTCAGTGACGAGACGGCCACTGACAAGGCCACTGGGCAGCCGACGCGGGTGCTGGTCAAGCGGGTGGCGAAGTACCACCAGTACTGGGCAGTGAACGCGGCGGTCGAGTCCACCGTGCAGGCGTCCCGGCCCGATGGTGATCGTCGTGGTGGCGTCGTCTGGCATACCCAGGGCTCGGGCAAGAGTTTCGAGATGGTCTTCTATGCCGCGAAGATCATGCGCGATCCTCGGATGGCGAATCCGACGCTGGTGTTCATCACCGATCGCAACGACTTGGACGACCAGCTGTTCGGGGAGACGTTCGCTCCTGCCCATATCCTGCCGGAGACACCGGTGCAGGCCGCGACTCGTACTGACCTGCGGACGAAGTTGAAGCGTGCCTCGGGTGGCATCGTCTTCACGACACTGCAGAAGTTCGCTCCTGGTGAGGATGGCGATGCCAACCCGGTGTTGACGGATCGTCGCAACGTCGTGGTTGTGGCCGACGAAGCGCATCGCAGCCAGTACGGCTTCGGTGAGACGCTGGATCGTCACGGACGCTTGCGCGCCGGCCTCGCGAAGCACATGCGAGATGCTTTGCCCGGCGCTACCTACCTCGGCTTCACCGGTACGCCGATCGAATCGAACGACAAGTCCACGCGCTCGGTGTTCGGTGACTACATCGACGTCTACGACCTCACTCGCGCGGTCGAGGACGGTGCGACCGTCAAGATCTTCTACGAATCGCGTCTGGCGAAGATCGATCTGTCCGACGACGACCTTGCCGCGCTCGACGAGCTGGCGGACGAGATCACTGAGACCGTCGAGGAGGACGCGGCCACGGCAGCGAAGTCCCGCTGGTCGCGACTGGAAGCCATCGTCGGCGCTGACTCGCGCCTAGACCTCATTGCCCGGGACATTGTCGAGCACTGGGAGAAGCGGCGTGAGGCGCTGTTCGGTAAGGGCATGATCGTCACGATGAGCCGTCGTATCGCGGTGCGCCTCTACGAGAAGATCATCGCGCTCCGCCCCGACTGGCACTCAGACGATCCGGCTAAGGGCAAGATCAAGGTCGTCATGACCGGCTCGGCTGCCGACCCGGCCGAGTTCCAACCACACATCCACTCCAAGGACGTCCGCAAAGACCTCAAGCTCCGGGCGAAGAACCCCGACGACGAGCTCGAACTCGTCATCGTCCGAGACATGTGGCTGACCGGCTTCGATGCGCCGAGCATGCACACGATGTACGTCGACAAGACCATGCAGGGCGCAGGGCTCATGCAGGCCATCGCCCGCGTCAACCGCACATTCCGAGATAAGCCCGGCGGGCTCATCGTCGACTACATCGGCGTGTTCTCGAACCTCCAGGCCGCGCTCCAGGAGTACTCGCCCTCCGACCGTGACCAGGCCGGCGTCCCCATCGACGAGATGGTCGCCGTCATGCTGGAGAAGCACGACATCATCCGGGGACTACTGCACGGCGTCGACTACGACTCCTCGCCGTCACTCACCGCCTCCCAACGCTTGGCGGAGTACGCCAAGGTGCTCGACTTCGTCATGGCCGACCCTGATCGCACGAAGCGCTTCAACGACCAGGTGCTCGCGCTGGCGAAGGCGTTCGCTCTGGCTGGAGCGCGTGACGAGGCTGCGGAGATCCGCAACGACGTGCGCCTATTTACCGACGTGCGTGCAGCCGTTCTCAAGATCCAGAACCCCGACTCGGGGCGTGGCGGATCCGGTGCGGTCGAGATCGACACCGCGCTCGGGCAATTGCTCAACGAGGCGGTCGCTGCCGACCAGGTCGTCGACATCTACAAGCTCGCCGGCGTCGAGACACCGGAGCTGTCGATCCTGAGCGACGAGTTCCTCGACTCCCTCGCGGAGAAGGACAAGCCCAACCTGCAGATGGGGCTGCTGCGGCGCCTGCTCAACGACCAGATCCGCACCGTGCAGCGCACCAACCTTGTGCAGGCACGGAAGTTCTCCGAACTGCTCGACGAGGCGATCAACAGGTACACGAACCGGTCGCTGACGACGGCGGAGATCATCGCGGAGTTGGTGAAGCTCGCCAAGCAGATGCGCGACGACCAGAAGCGTCATGATGCGCTGGGGCTTCGCGAGGACGAGGTCGCGTTCTATGACGCCATCGTCCAAAACGACGCAGCCGTGCTGGAGCTTGGCGACGAGGTTCTCAAGGAGATCGCGCAGAAGCTCGTCAAGGCAGTTCGGGAGTCCGCGACCATCGACTGGAATCTCAAGGACTCCGTCCGTGCCACCATGCGCACCAAGGTGCGGCGCTTGCTGGCGCGCTACGACTATCCGCCTGATGCTGAGGCCAAGGCGATCGAGCTGGTGCTGGAGCAAGCTGAGTTGTTTGCTAAGGGGGAGGTATCGGAGGGATGA